One Aquarana catesbeiana isolate 2022-GZ linkage group LG06, ASM4218655v1, whole genome shotgun sequence genomic region harbors:
- the ERMN gene encoding ermin has protein sequence MADEIQLSECNGDRHPEIPQITNIIDDMDTFTVCEKREINPVVSSENKEGSGICLEDKIDSLEIKENTEEEHQAEQHTVPAQDSGMLTSHNTHSEEHNNGEDCQTTLEVESDNAPAHDSPGLEEINKPEDQEESKAKAEDLFMYEPAKTLSETREEEMLTETEEENTSIETDNDYGHGSCDDEEDNSPGPIFSLSPSGSHLESYSDEQVHGNHPDISKNSYSRYDTVSYRKIRRGNTKQRIDEFESMMN, from the exons ATGGCAGACGAAATCCAACTCTCTGAATGCAATGGAGATAGACATCCCGAAATACCACAGATAACCAATATTATAGATGATATGGATACATTTACAGTATGCGAAAAGCGTGAGATAAATCCAGTGGTTTCAAGTGAAAATAAAGAGGGATCTGGTATCTGTTTAGAAGACAAGATTGATTCTTTGGAAATCAAGGAAAACACTGAAGAag aacatcaggcagaacaacacaCAGTTCCTGCACAAGATTCTGGAATGTTAACCAGCCATAATACCCATTCCGAGGAGCACAACAATGGAGAAGATTGTCAAACCACATTAG AGGTGGAAAGTGACAATGCCCCAGCACATGACTCTCCTGGTCTGGAAGAAATAAACAAACCTGAAGACCAAGAAGAAAGCAAAGCCAAAGCAGAAGATCTATTTATGTACGAGCCGGCCAAAACCCTTTCTGAAACTAGGGAAGAAGAGATGCTGACTGAGACAGAGGAAGAAAACACATCCATTGAAACTGACAATGATTACGGACATGGGTCATGTGATGATGAAGAAGATAACAGCCCCGGGCCAATCTTCTCGCTCAGTCCAAGTGGCAGCCATCTTGAATCCTACTCAGATGAGCAAGTACATGGAAACCACCCCGACATCTCCAAGAACAGTTATTCCAGATACGACACCGTATCATATCGGAAGATCCGCAGAGGAAACACAAAACAGAGGATAGATGAATTTGAATCAATGATGAATTAA